The Cronobacter sakazakii genome has a window encoding:
- a CDS encoding SpoVR family protein: MATVTDSLKKDTQRLSDGPDWTFELLDVYLAEIDRVAKLYRLDTYPHQIEIITSEQMMDAYSSVGMPINYPHWSFGKKFIETERLYKHGQQGLAYEIVINSNPCIAYLMEENTITMQALVMAHACYGHNSFFKNNYLFRSWTDASSIVDYLIFARHYITECEERYGVDEVEKLLDSCHALMNYGVDRYKRPQKISLQEEKARQKSREEYLQSQVNMLWRTLPRREEEKAVEAHHRFPAEPQENLLYFMEKNAPLLEPWQREILRIVRKVSQYFYPQKQTQVMNEGWATFWHYTILNHLYDEGKVTERFMLEFLHSHTNVVFQPPYNSQWYSGINPYALGFAMFQDIKRICQNPTDEDRHWFPDIAGSDWLETLHFAMRDFKDESFISQFLSPKVMRDFRFFTVLDDDRNNYLEIEAIHNEEGYRSIRNELSAQYNLSNLEPNIQVWNVNLRGDRALTLRYIPQHRAPLDKGRREVLKHVHRLWGFDVLLEQQNEDGSVELLERCPPRINTL, from the coding sequence ATGGCTACCGTAACTGATTCCCTGAAAAAGGATACCCAACGTCTGAGCGACGGGCCGGACTGGACATTTGAGCTGCTGGATGTCTATCTCGCTGAAATCGATCGCGTGGCGAAACTCTACCGGCTGGACACTTACCCGCATCAGATTGAGATAATCACCTCCGAACAGATGATGGATGCATACTCCAGCGTCGGGATGCCGATTAACTACCCGCACTGGTCGTTTGGTAAGAAATTCATCGAGACCGAGCGGCTCTACAAGCATGGGCAGCAAGGGCTGGCCTATGAAATCGTGATTAATTCCAATCCGTGTATCGCGTATCTGATGGAAGAGAACACCATTACCATGCAGGCGCTGGTAATGGCGCACGCCTGTTACGGCCACAACTCGTTTTTCAAAAATAATTATCTGTTCCGCAGCTGGACCGACGCCAGCTCGATTGTCGATTACCTGATTTTCGCCCGTCACTACATCACCGAGTGTGAAGAGCGCTACGGCGTTGATGAAGTCGAGAAGCTGCTGGATTCGTGCCACGCGCTGATGAATTACGGCGTGGATCGTTATAAACGCCCGCAGAAGATCTCGCTCCAGGAAGAGAAAGCGCGCCAGAAAAGCCGCGAAGAGTATCTGCAAAGCCAGGTCAATATGCTGTGGCGCACGTTGCCACGTCGAGAAGAGGAGAAAGCCGTCGAGGCGCACCACCGCTTCCCGGCCGAGCCGCAGGAAAACCTGCTCTACTTTATGGAGAAGAACGCCCCGCTGCTGGAGCCGTGGCAGCGCGAGATCCTGCGCATCGTGCGGAAGGTGAGCCAGTATTTTTACCCGCAGAAACAGACGCAGGTGATGAACGAAGGCTGGGCGACGTTCTGGCACTACACCATCCTGAACCATCTCTATGATGAAGGAAAAGTGACCGAGCGCTTTATGCTGGAATTTTTACACAGCCACACCAACGTGGTATTCCAGCCGCCCTATAACAGCCAGTGGTACAGCGGTATTAACCCGTATGCGCTCGGCTTCGCTATGTTCCAGGACATCAAGCGTATCTGCCAGAACCCGACCGACGAAGACCGCCACTGGTTCCCGGATATCGCCGGCTCCGACTGGCTGGAAACCCTGCATTTCGCGATGCGCGACTTCAAAGATGAGAGCTTTATCAGCCAGTTCCTGTCGCCGAAAGTGATGCGCGATTTCCGCTTTTTTACGGTGCTGGATGACGATCGCAACAACTATCTGGAAATTGAGGCGATTCACAATGAAGAGGGCTACCGGTCGATTCGTAATGAGCTGTCGGCCCAGTACAATCTCAGTAACCTGGAGCCGAATATTCAGGTGTGGAACGTTAACCTGCGCGGCGATCGCGCGCTGACGCTGCGCTACATTCCCCAGCATCGCGCGCCGCTCGACAAAGGCCGCCGCGAAGTGCTGAAACATGTGCATCGCCTGTGGGGCTTCGACGTGCTGCTGGAGCAGCAGAACGAAGACGGCAGCGTAGAACTGCTGGAGCGCTGCCCGCCGCGCATCAATACGCTCTGA
- the minD gene encoding septum site-determining protein MinD, with translation MARIIVVTSGKGGVGKTTSSAAIATGLAQKGKKTVVIDFDIGLRNLDLIMGCERRVVYDFVNVIQGDATLNQALIRDKRTESLYILPASQTRDKDALTREGVEKVLDELKKMEFDFIVCDSPAGIETGALMALYFADEAIITTNPEVSSVRDSDRILGILSSKSRRAENGEEPIKEHLLLTRYNPGRVSKGDMLSMEDVLEILRIPLVGVIPEDQSVLRASNQGEPVILDATSDAGKAYADTVDRLMGEERPFRFIEEEKKGFLKRLFGG, from the coding sequence ATGGCACGCATTATTGTAGTTACATCAGGTAAAGGGGGCGTTGGCAAAACCACCTCCAGCGCGGCCATCGCTACGGGTCTGGCCCAGAAGGGAAAGAAGACCGTAGTTATCGATTTCGATATCGGCCTGCGTAACCTTGATCTCATCATGGGTTGTGAACGCCGTGTCGTATACGATTTTGTGAACGTGATTCAGGGCGATGCCACGCTGAATCAGGCGCTTATCCGCGATAAACGCACCGAAAGCCTCTATATCCTGCCTGCCTCGCAGACCCGCGACAAAGACGCGCTGACCCGTGAAGGCGTGGAAAAGGTGCTGGATGAGCTGAAAAAGATGGAGTTCGACTTCATTGTCTGTGACTCCCCTGCCGGTATCGAAACCGGTGCGCTGATGGCACTCTATTTTGCTGACGAAGCCATCATTACCACTAACCCGGAAGTCTCCTCCGTGCGCGACTCCGACCGTATCCTGGGCATCCTCTCTTCCAAATCGCGCCGCGCCGAAAATGGCGAAGAGCCGATTAAAGAGCATCTGCTGCTGACCCGCTACAACCCGGGCCGCGTCAGCAAAGGCGATATGCTCAGCATGGAAGATGTGCTGGAGATCCTGCGTATTCCTCTGGTGGGCGTCATCCCGGAAGATCAGTCTGTGCTTCGCGCCTCTAACCAGGGCGAGCCGGTCATTCTTGACGCCACATCCGACGCAGGCAAAGCCTACGCCGATACCGTTGATCGCCTGATGGGAGAAGAACGTCCTTTCCGCTTCATTGAAGAAGAGAAGAAAGGTTTCCTCAAACGCCTGTTCGGAGGATAA
- the nhaB gene encoding sodium/proton antiporter NhaB, with translation MEISYGRALYRNFLGQSPDWYKLCLLGFLILNPLVFWVSPFAAGWLLVIEFIFTLAMALKCYPLLPGGLLAVEALFIGMTSAEHVREEVANNLAVVLLLIFMVAGIYFMKQLLLLIFTRLLLGIRSKTLLSLAFCFAAAFLSAFLDALTVVAVVISVAVGFYGIYHRVASNRDEGQELVDDAQLDDERRATLERFRAFLRSLMMHAGVGTALGGVMTMVGEPQNLIIAHAAGWSFGDFLLRVAPVSVPVFICGIVTCILVEKTKSFGYGEPLPEPVRKILREYDDKSRQKRTRQDTMKLIIQGLIGVWLITALALHLAEVGLIGLSVIILASSLCGVTDEHAIGKAFTEALPFTALLTVFFAVVAVIIDQHLFAPIIAYVLEASPHNQLSLFYLFNGLLSSISDNVFVGTVYINEAKSALQQGVIDAKQFEMLAVAINTGTNLPSVATPNGQAAFLFLLTSALAPLIRLSYGRMVWMALPYTIVLTLVGLACVQFTLVPFTDWLLQSGWVSTPATTALLH, from the coding sequence ATGGAAATTTCATATGGCCGGGCGTTGTATCGTAACTTTTTAGGACAATCTCCGGACTGGTACAAGCTTTGTTTACTTGGCTTTTTGATTCTTAATCCTCTGGTTTTCTGGGTAAGCCCCTTCGCCGCCGGCTGGCTGCTGGTGATTGAGTTTATCTTCACGCTGGCGATGGCGCTGAAGTGTTACCCCCTGCTGCCGGGCGGATTGCTGGCCGTCGAGGCGCTGTTTATCGGGATGACCAGCGCCGAGCACGTGCGCGAAGAAGTGGCGAATAACCTCGCCGTGGTACTGCTGCTGATTTTCATGGTGGCGGGCATTTACTTTATGAAGCAGTTGCTGCTGCTGATTTTCACCCGCCTGCTGCTGGGCATTCGCTCCAAGACCCTGCTCTCACTGGCATTCTGCTTTGCGGCGGCGTTTCTTTCCGCGTTCCTCGACGCGCTGACGGTCGTCGCTGTGGTTATCAGCGTGGCGGTGGGCTTTTACGGTATCTACCATCGCGTCGCGTCGAATCGTGATGAGGGGCAGGAGCTGGTGGATGATGCCCAGCTGGACGACGAGCGCCGCGCCACGCTTGAGCGCTTTCGCGCGTTTCTGCGCAGCCTGATGATGCACGCGGGCGTTGGCACCGCGCTTGGCGGCGTGATGACGATGGTCGGCGAACCGCAAAACCTGATTATCGCGCACGCGGCGGGCTGGAGCTTCGGCGACTTCCTGCTGCGCGTCGCGCCCGTGAGCGTGCCGGTCTTTATCTGCGGCATCGTCACCTGCATTCTCGTGGAGAAAACCAAATCGTTCGGCTATGGCGAACCGCTGCCGGAGCCGGTGCGTAAGATCCTGCGCGAATACGATGACAAGAGCCGCCAGAAGCGTACCCGTCAGGACACCATGAAACTGATAATCCAGGGGCTTATCGGCGTGTGGCTGATTACGGCGCTGGCGCTGCATCTGGCGGAAGTGGGCCTGATTGGTCTTTCGGTCATTATTCTCGCCTCGTCGCTGTGCGGCGTCACCGACGAGCACGCTATCGGCAAAGCGTTTACCGAAGCGCTGCCCTTTACCGCCCTGCTGACAGTGTTCTTCGCCGTGGTTGCCGTTATCATCGACCAGCATCTCTTCGCGCCGATTATCGCGTATGTGCTCGAAGCCTCGCCGCATAACCAGCTGTCGCTGTTCTATCTTTTCAACGGCCTGCTGTCGTCTATCTCCGATAATGTGTTTGTTGGCACGGTATATATCAACGAAGCGAAAAGCGCGCTCCAACAGGGGGTTATCGACGCGAAACAGTTTGAGATGCTGGCGGTGGCGATCAATACCGGCACCAACCTTCCGTCCGTCGCCACGCCAAACGGCCAGGCGGCGTTTCTGTTCCTGCTGACCTCAGCCCTGGCGCCGCTAATCCGTCTCTCCTATGGCCGCATGGTCTGGATGGCGCTGCCGTATACTATCGTACTGACGCTGGTGGGACTCGCCTGTGTACAGTTTACGCTGGTGCCGTTCACCGACTGGCTACTGCAAAGCGGCTGGGTGAGTACGCCTGCCACGACGGCGCTGCTGCATTAA
- a CDS encoding D-amino acid dehydrogenase has translation MHVVVLGSGVVGVASAWYLRQAGHEVTVIDREPGPALETSAANAGQISPGYAAPWAAPGVPLKAIKWMFQRHAPLAISLDGTHFQLKWMWQMLRNCDTRHYMQNKGRMVRLAEYSRDCLKALRESTGIQYEGRQGGTLQLFRTEQQYENASHDIAVLESEGVPFRLLKAAELAQVEPALADVAHKLTGGLQLPNDETGDCQLFTTRLAQMAEAAGVVFRYNTPVDRLLSEGQRIYGVKCGDEVIKADGYVMAFGSYSTAMLKGIVDIPVYPLKGYSLTIPIADETGAPVSTVLDETYKIAITRFDNRIRVGGMAEIVGFNTELLKPRQETLEMVVRDLYPRGGHIEQAKFWTGLRPMTPDGTPVVGRTEFKNLWLNTGHGTLGWTMACGSGQLLSDIISGRTPAIPFEDLSVARYAPGFTPSSSHRLHGAHP, from the coding sequence ATGCATGTAGTCGTGCTGGGGAGTGGAGTTGTCGGCGTCGCCAGCGCCTGGTATTTACGCCAGGCGGGGCACGAAGTGACGGTGATCGATCGCGAGCCGGGCCCGGCGCTGGAAACCAGCGCCGCCAACGCCGGCCAGATCTCGCCCGGTTATGCAGCGCCCTGGGCTGCGCCCGGCGTGCCGCTGAAAGCCATCAAGTGGATGTTCCAGCGTCACGCGCCGCTGGCCATCAGCCTTGACGGCACGCATTTTCAGCTCAAGTGGATGTGGCAGATGCTGCGTAACTGCGACACCCGCCACTACATGCAGAATAAAGGCCGTATGGTGCGTCTCGCGGAATACAGCCGCGACTGCTTAAAAGCGCTGCGCGAATCCACCGGTATTCAGTATGAAGGCCGTCAGGGCGGGACGCTGCAACTGTTCCGCACCGAGCAGCAGTATGAAAACGCCTCGCACGATATCGCGGTGCTGGAAAGCGAAGGCGTGCCGTTCCGCCTGCTGAAAGCCGCTGAGCTGGCGCAGGTTGAACCGGCGCTGGCGGACGTGGCGCATAAACTCACCGGCGGGCTGCAACTGCCGAACGACGAAACCGGCGACTGCCAGCTTTTCACCACGCGCCTCGCGCAGATGGCGGAAGCGGCAGGCGTGGTGTTCCGTTACAACACGCCGGTGGACAGACTGCTCTCGGAAGGCCAGCGCATTTACGGCGTGAAGTGCGGCGATGAAGTCATCAAAGCCGATGGCTATGTGATGGCGTTCGGATCCTATTCCACCGCTATGCTCAAAGGCATCGTGGATATTCCGGTCTACCCGCTGAAGGGCTACTCGCTCACTATCCCGATTGCCGACGAAACCGGCGCGCCGGTCTCCACTGTGCTCGATGAAACCTATAAAATCGCTATTACGCGCTTTGATAACCGCATCCGCGTTGGCGGTATGGCCGAAATTGTCGGCTTTAATACCGAGCTTTTGAAACCGCGTCAGGAGACGCTGGAAATGGTCGTGCGCGATCTCTACCCGCGCGGCGGCCATATCGAACAGGCGAAATTCTGGACCGGCCTGCGCCCGATGACGCCGGACGGCACGCCGGTGGTCGGGCGCACCGAATTTAAAAACCTGTGGCTCAATACCGGCCACGGTACGCTCGGCTGGACGATGGCCTGCGGCTCCGGGCAGCTTCTGAGCGATATTATCTCCGGCCGCACGCCCGCGATTCCGTTTGAAGATCTGTCAGTCGCCCGTTACGCGCCAGGCTTTACGCCGTCGTCCTCCCACCGCCTGCACGGCGCGCACCCCTGA
- the fadR gene encoding fatty acid metabolism transcriptional regulator FadR, which yields MVIKAQSPAGFAEEYIIESIWNNRFPPGSILPAERELSELIGVTRTTLREVLQRLARDGWLTIQHGKPTKVNNFWETSGLNILETLARLDHESVPQLIDNLLSVRTNIATIFIRTALRMHPERAREVLATADEVEDHADAFAELDYNIFRGLAFASGNPIYGLILNGMKGLYTRIGRHYFSNPEARSLALGFYHKLGTLSREGQHDQVYDVVRTYGRESGEIWHRMQKNLPGDLAMHSR from the coding sequence ATGGTGATTAAGGCGCAGAGCCCGGCGGGTTTCGCGGAAGAGTACATTATTGAAAGCATCTGGAATAACCGCTTCCCTCCGGGATCTATTCTGCCTGCTGAACGCGAACTCTCTGAACTGATTGGCGTGACGCGCACCACCCTGCGCGAAGTGTTACAGCGCCTGGCGCGCGACGGCTGGCTGACTATCCAGCACGGTAAGCCTACGAAAGTAAACAACTTCTGGGAAACCTCAGGCCTCAATATTCTCGAAACGCTGGCGCGTCTCGACCACGAAAGCGTCCCGCAGCTTATCGACAACCTGCTTTCCGTGCGCACCAACATCGCGACGATTTTTATTCGTACCGCGTTGCGTATGCACCCGGAGCGCGCGCGTGAAGTGCTCGCGACGGCGGATGAAGTGGAAGATCACGCAGACGCTTTCGCGGAGCTCGATTACAACATTTTCCGCGGTCTGGCGTTCGCCTCCGGCAACCCTATCTACGGGCTGATTCTCAACGGCATGAAAGGGCTCTATACCCGCATTGGCCGTCACTATTTCTCTAATCCGGAAGCGCGTAGCCTGGCGCTGGGCTTCTACCATAAGCTCGGCACGCTCTCGCGCGAAGGGCAGCACGATCAGGTCTACGACGTGGTGCGTACTTACGGCCGTGAAAGTGGCGAGATCTGGCACCGGATGCAGAAAAACCTGCCGGGCGATCTGGCGATGCACAGCCGTTAA
- the minC gene encoding septum site-determining protein MinC, with protein MSNTPIELKGSSFTLSVVHLHDAHPEVIRKALEEKIAQAPAFLKNAPVVVNVAGLDGSINWQQLHQTFIDSGLHLVGISGCQDDALKAEISRAGLALLTEGKASAPRAAKPAETPAPPAAALRTRLIDLPVRSGQRIYAPGADLVVTSHVSAGAELIADGNIHVYGTMRGRALAGAGGDKEAQIFSTNLAAELVSIAGVYWLSDQIPAEFYNKAARLRLADGALTVQPLN; from the coding sequence ATGTCAAACACGCCCATCGAGCTAAAAGGCAGTAGTTTCACTTTATCAGTGGTTCATTTGCATGATGCTCACCCTGAGGTTATTCGCAAGGCGCTTGAAGAAAAAATTGCTCAGGCGCCGGCCTTTCTCAAAAATGCGCCAGTGGTTGTGAATGTTGCGGGGCTTGATGGGTCGATAAACTGGCAGCAACTGCACCAGACGTTTATCGACAGCGGGCTGCATCTGGTCGGCATCAGCGGCTGTCAGGATGACGCGCTGAAAGCGGAAATTTCGCGTGCGGGACTGGCGCTGCTCACTGAGGGAAAAGCCAGCGCACCACGCGCTGCAAAGCCTGCTGAAACGCCCGCGCCGCCAGCGGCGGCGCTGCGTACCCGGTTAATCGATCTGCCGGTGCGTTCCGGCCAGCGGATCTACGCGCCGGGTGCCGATCTGGTGGTCACAAGTCACGTCAGCGCGGGCGCGGAGCTTATCGCCGATGGCAATATTCACGTCTACGGCACCATGCGCGGGCGCGCCCTCGCCGGTGCCGGCGGCGATAAAGAAGCACAAATATTTTCAACGAATCTCGCGGCGGAGCTGGTTTCCATCGCCGGGGTTTACTGGCTGAGCGATCAAATCCCGGCCGAGTTTTACAACAAAGCGGCACGCCTGCGACTGGCCGACGGCGCGCTGACGGTTCAACCATTAAATTAA
- the dadX gene encoding catabolic alanine racemase DadX — protein sequence MSRPIQASLDLQALRHNLEVVRRAAPRSRVWSVVKANAYGHGLDRVWSALGATDGFAMLNLEEAILLRERGWKGPILMLEGFFHADELPLFDKYRLTTSVHSNWQLKALAEAKLNAPLDVYLKINSGMNRLGFVPERVHTIWQQLKAIANVGQITLMAHFADADRPDGIDAAMVRIEQAAEGIDAPRSLANSAAALWHPQAHFDWVRPGIVLYGASPSGQWRDIATSGLQPVMTLKSEIIGVQTLKPGDTVGYGSRYRAAGEQRIGIVAGGYADGYPRHAPDGTPVLVDGVRTGIVGTVSMDMLAVDLTPCPQAGIGSPVELWGNEIKIDDVAAACGTIGYELMCALAPRVPVSTR from the coding sequence ATGTCTCGTCCGATACAGGCGAGCCTGGATTTGCAGGCTCTGCGTCACAACCTGGAGGTAGTGCGCCGCGCGGCACCCCGGTCGCGCGTCTGGTCAGTGGTCAAGGCGAACGCCTACGGCCACGGGCTTGATCGCGTCTGGTCGGCGCTCGGTGCCACCGACGGTTTTGCCATGCTCAATCTGGAAGAAGCCATTTTGCTGCGCGAGCGCGGCTGGAAGGGGCCGATTCTGATGCTGGAAGGCTTTTTCCACGCCGATGAGCTGCCGCTGTTTGATAAATACCGGCTCACCACCAGCGTGCACAGCAACTGGCAGTTAAAGGCGCTGGCGGAGGCGAAGCTGAACGCGCCGCTGGATGTCTATCTCAAAATCAACAGCGGCATGAACCGTCTGGGTTTTGTACCGGAGCGGGTGCACACCATCTGGCAGCAGCTGAAAGCGATTGCCAACGTGGGGCAGATAACGCTGATGGCGCACTTCGCCGATGCCGACCGCCCGGATGGTATCGATGCGGCGATGGTGCGCATTGAGCAGGCGGCGGAAGGCATCGACGCGCCGCGTTCGCTCGCGAACTCCGCCGCCGCGCTCTGGCACCCGCAGGCGCACTTTGACTGGGTTCGTCCTGGCATCGTGCTCTACGGCGCGTCGCCGAGCGGGCAGTGGCGCGATATCGCCACCAGCGGCCTGCAGCCGGTGATGACGCTGAAAAGCGAGATTATCGGCGTGCAGACGCTCAAGCCGGGCGATACCGTGGGTTACGGCAGCCGTTACCGCGCCGCTGGCGAACAGCGTATCGGCATTGTAGCGGGCGGTTACGCTGACGGGTATCCGCGTCATGCGCCGGACGGCACGCCAGTGCTGGTGGATGGCGTGCGTACCGGCATTGTCGGCACTGTCTCGATGGATATGCTGGCAGTCGATCTCACGCCTTGTCCGCAGGCAGGCATCGGCAGCCCGGTGGAGCTGTGGGGCAACGAGATTAAAATTGACGATGTCGCCGCGGCCTGCGGCACTATCGGCTATGAGCTGATGTGCGCGCTGGCGCCGCGCGTGCCGGTCAGCACGCGCTAA
- a CDS encoding YcgL domain-containing protein, whose protein sequence is MFCVIYRSARREQTYLYVEKKDDFSRVPEELLAGFGQPIMTMMLPLDGRKKLANADLEKVKQALKDQGYYLQLPPPPENLLKQHLESIGKK, encoded by the coding sequence ATGTTTTGTGTGATCTATCGAAGCGCGCGTCGCGAACAAACTTATCTTTATGTTGAAAAAAAAGACGATTTTTCGCGAGTGCCGGAAGAATTGCTGGCCGGTTTCGGGCAGCCAATTATGACCATGATGCTGCCGCTGGATGGTCGTAAAAAATTAGCCAACGCCGATCTCGAAAAAGTGAAACAGGCGCTTAAAGACCAGGGCTATTATTTACAGCTTCCCCCGCCGCCGGAAAATTTGCTTAAACAGCATCTCGAATCGATCGGTAAAAAATAG
- the minE gene encoding cell division topological specificity factor MinE, producing MALLDFFLSRKKNTASIAKERLQIIVAERRRSDAEPHYLPQLKRDILEVICKYVQIDPEMVTVQLEQKGDDISILELNVTLPEAEETK from the coding sequence ATGGCATTACTCGACTTTTTTCTCTCCAGAAAAAAGAACACCGCCAGTATCGCCAAAGAGCGCTTACAAATTATTGTTGCTGAGCGTCGTCGTAGCGATGCTGAACCGCATTATTTACCGCAGCTGAAGCGGGATATTCTGGAAGTGATTTGCAAATACGTTCAGATTGATCCGGAAATGGTCACCGTTCAGCTGGAACAAAAAGGCGACGATATTTCGATTCTCGAACTTAATGTCACCTTACCGGAAGCGGAAGAGACAAAATAA
- the yncL gene encoding stress response membrane protein YncL gives MEISSRTAVLLNLFAFAGLLLSLSVRFGWI, from the coding sequence ATGGAGATTTCAAGCAGAACTGCGGTTTTACTTAACCTGTTCGCCTTTGCTGGTCTACTCCTTTCCTTATCCGTCAGGTTTGGCTGGATCTGA
- a CDS encoding fumarylacetoacetate hydrolase family protein, which produces MYQHHHWQGALLDYPVSKVVCVGSNYAKHIQEMGSATPEEPVLFIKPETALCDLRQPLVLPQGLGSVHHEVELAVLIGATLRQASEEHVAKAIAGYGVALDLTLRDIQGKMKKAGQPWEKAKAFDNSCPISGFIPAGEFTGDPQNTPLSLRVNGEVRQSGNTADMIHKIVPLIAYMSRFFTLRAGDVILTGTPEGVGPLNSGDALDITFDNHSLSTRVL; this is translated from the coding sequence ATGTACCAACATCATCACTGGCAGGGCGCGCTGCTTGATTATCCGGTCAGCAAAGTGGTTTGTGTGGGCAGTAACTATGCAAAGCATATTCAGGAAATGGGCAGCGCCACGCCGGAAGAGCCAGTGCTTTTTATTAAGCCGGAAACTGCGTTGTGCGATCTGCGCCAGCCGCTTGTGCTGCCGCAGGGGCTCGGCTCGGTGCATCATGAAGTGGAGCTGGCGGTACTGATTGGCGCAACGCTGCGTCAGGCGAGTGAAGAGCATGTCGCCAAAGCGATCGCCGGTTATGGCGTCGCGCTCGATCTGACGCTTCGCGATATCCAGGGCAAAATGAAAAAGGCCGGACAGCCGTGGGAGAAGGCGAAAGCGTTTGATAATTCATGCCCAATCTCCGGGTTTATCCCGGCAGGGGAGTTTACCGGCGATCCGCAAAACACGCCGCTCAGCCTGCGCGTGAACGGCGAGGTGCGCCAGAGCGGCAATACCGCCGATATGATCCATAAGATCGTGCCGCTTATCGCCTACATGAGCCGTTTCTTCACGCTGCGCGCAGGCGATGTGATCCTGACCGGCACGCCGGAGGGCGTCGGTCCGCTTAACAGCGGCGACGCGCTTGACATCACCTTCGACAACCACTCGCTCTCGACGCGCGTTCTGTAA
- a CDS encoding YcgN family cysteine cluster protein: MTETPFWQRKTLDEMSDAEWESLCDGCGQCCLHKLMDEDTDEIYFTNVACRQLNIKTCQCRNYERRFDYEPDCIKLTRENLPTFEWLPPTCAYRLLAEGKNLPLWHPLRTGSKAAMHAERISVRHIAVKESEVRDWQDHILNKPDWAE; the protein is encoded by the coding sequence ATGACCGAAACGCCTTTCTGGCAGCGTAAAACCCTGGATGAGATGAGCGACGCCGAGTGGGAATCGCTCTGCGACGGGTGCGGTCAGTGCTGCCTGCATAAGCTGATGGATGAAGACACCGACGAAATTTATTTCACCAACGTCGCCTGCCGTCAGCTGAATATTAAAACCTGTCAGTGCCGTAACTATGAACGGCGCTTCGACTATGAGCCGGACTGCATCAAGCTGACGCGTGAAAACCTGCCAACCTTCGAGTGGCTACCGCCGACCTGCGCGTATCGGCTGCTGGCCGAAGGGAAAAACCTGCCGCTGTGGCATCCGCTGCGCACCGGCTCAAAAGCCGCGATGCACGCCGAGCGTATTTCGGTGCGTCATATTGCCGTTAAAGAATCCGAAGTACGCGACTGGCAAGACCATATTTTAAACAAACCGGACTGGGCAGAATAA
- the dsbB gene encoding disulfide bond formation protein DsbB has translation MLRYLNQCSRGRGAWLLLALTAFALEMVALWFQHVMMLKPCVLCIYERCALFGVMGAGLVGAIAPKTPLRFVAMGIWIYSAWKGLMLAIEHTNIQLHPSPFVTCDFAARFPSWLPLDKWLPQVFVASGDCAERQWSFLTLEMPQWLIGIFAAYLVVALLVLLAQAFKPKKRDLFGRY, from the coding sequence ATGTTGCGATATTTAAACCAGTGTTCGCGTGGGCGCGGCGCATGGCTTTTGCTGGCGCTTACCGCTTTCGCGCTGGAAATGGTGGCGCTGTGGTTCCAGCATGTCATGATGCTGAAGCCGTGCGTGTTGTGTATTTATGAACGTTGCGCGCTGTTTGGCGTAATGGGCGCAGGGCTGGTGGGAGCCATTGCACCGAAAACCCCGTTACGTTTTGTGGCGATGGGTATCTGGATTTACAGCGCCTGGAAAGGCCTGATGCTCGCCATTGAGCACACAAACATCCAGTTGCACCCTTCACCGTTTGTGACCTGCGATTTCGCAGCGCGTTTCCCGAGCTGGCTGCCGCTCGATAAATGGCTGCCGCAGGTGTTTGTCGCCAGCGGCGACTGCGCCGAGCGCCAGTGGTCCTTCCTGACGCTTGAGATGCCGCAGTGGTTAATCGGCATTTTCGCCGCTTATCTGGTGGTTGCCCTGCTGGTGCTGCTGGCGCAGGCGTTCAAACCGAAAAAACGCGATCTTTTCGGCCGCTACTGA